The following are encoded in a window of bacterium SCSIO 12643 genomic DNA:
- the ruvX gene encoding Holliday junction resolvase RuvX has translation MGKILGIDFGLKRTGLAITDDLKIIASGLDTVPSDQLIDVLKRYVDNEAVECFVIGQARRGSGELSAIEANILELIKVLEQKFPQVEIKRQDERFTSKLAFDAMLLGGVKKKDRRNKQKGLVDKVSATLILQAFIENR, from the coding sequence ATGGGAAAAATACTTGGAATTGATTTTGGATTGAAACGAACAGGTTTGGCGATTACCGATGATTTGAAAATTATTGCAAGTGGGCTTGACACGGTTCCTTCAGACCAACTTATTGATGTGCTAAAACGTTATGTGGATAATGAAGCGGTAGAATGTTTTGTGATTGGACAAGCGCGCAGAGGTAGTGGTGAATTGTCAGCTATTGAAGCTAATATTTTGGAATTAATAAAAGTCTTAGAGCAAAAATTTCCGCAAGTTGAAATTAAACGACAAGATGAGCGTTTTACGTCCAAGTTAGCTTTTGATGCTATGTTGCTGGGAGGTGTAAAGAAAAAGGATAGAAGAAATAAGCAAAAAGGGCTTGTTGATAAGGTAAGCGCTACATTAATTTTGCAGGCATTTATAGAGAATCGATAA
- a CDS encoding peptide deformylase has protein sequence MILPIVGYGDPVLRQETEEIEQDYPVKELIDNMFETMYQASGVGLAAPQIGKAIRVFIVDGSPFADSDDMDEQEKKELERFKKVFINPIIIEESGKEWAFEEGCLSIPGVNADVTRKETVLIEYYNEKWELVEETYSGIAARIIQHEYDHIEGILFTDLVSPLKKKFLAKKLNKIAAGDVTANYKMKFVKRKR, from the coding sequence ATGATATTACCAATAGTAGGTTATGGCGATCCGGTACTTCGTCAGGAAACAGAAGAAATAGAACAAGACTATCCTGTAAAGGAGTTAATCGATAACATGTTTGAAACGATGTATCAGGCAAGTGGAGTAGGTCTTGCTGCACCACAAATAGGTAAGGCGATTCGTGTATTTATTGTGGATGGTTCTCCTTTTGCTGATTCGGATGATATGGATGAGCAAGAAAAGAAAGAGTTAGAGCGTTTTAAAAAGGTATTTATAAATCCAATCATTATAGAAGAATCTGGAAAAGAATGGGCTTTTGAAGAAGGTTGTTTGTCTATTCCGGGGGTTAATGCAGATGTCACTCGAAAAGAGACTGTATTGATTGAGTATTATAATGAGAAATGGGAATTAGTTGAAGAAACTTATTCAGGTATTGCAGCAAGAATAATTCAACACGAATACGACCATATTGAAGGTATCTTATTTACTGATTTGGTGTCTCCTTTGAAGAAGAAATTTCTAGCGAAGAAGTTAAATAAAATTGCAGCGGGAGACGTGACTGCTAATTATAAAATGAAGTTTGTAAAAAGAAAAAGATAA